The Rhodamnia argentea isolate NSW1041297 chromosome 7, ASM2092103v1, whole genome shotgun sequence genome contains the following window.
CAATGGCAAAccgaggaagagaaggaacaGGATTCCATATATGAGGGCAATGATTAAATTGCCGTAAGGGGCAATCTCCGTCATTAACAATAGTAATAAAAGTcattgacaagaaaaaatttgagattcTTCACTTTCATCTATTCAATGTAATTTTATACtattcacgaaaatattaaaaagataagTCTGAGATAATATGAACCCATACTTATATTGTGATATAACTGGGAATGGAATCTAATCGGATCTTGCAATTAAATCATCATGAAGAACGCTGGAGatttacatgtttcaatccaaATATCGGTACCTACTTCATGGAGAGAATCAACagcaaaaaatcaattaataacCGAATAATCGTAGCGTTAATGGTTCTTCGCACCCTCATTCTACATCTAAATCCTCGgatgtttacaaataaaataccTTCATTGAATGTAGAACTCACAACATGAGATCCTCCACGTGTGAAAATGAGTGCGGCCGCTAGCGCACCCGACGGTTTTTTATGCGGCTTGCAGGAGGAAGGAAATCAGAAAGCAAAACAgcgcttttctttcttcctctcacaATTTTCCCGGCCCCACTCAGAGACACTTATTTAGAATTAGGGTCGTTTAATAGTCAGGTCGACCTGATGCAAATTGTTTATTTAGACTGATTTGACATATTTATACATAATTAAATTTAGTATCTCATACTCAATCCAACCCATACCCAACTTGACGCATTTACTATAgtaatttcatatttaatcccgcttaTGAAAATCCGTACTCATCTGgttaattttaaacttatttattgaatataactgaTTCATATAATGACTCAGCCCTTTAAATATGGCTTAAATGGTAACGGATCTACTTAGATCATGTGAGCCCTACTTTTTCTGCGGCGCATAGAAGTCCCACCTCTGTGCACATTAGAAAGAAAAGATTCCAAAAAGTCAAACCAGACAATGTTTGGATGATCttcttcaataaataaataaaaaaggttccACCGCCCAAAAAATTCCAGATGTAATTCGGATTAAAGGGCATATTTAAATTTCAAACGAGTCTGGATTCAAGGACGACTCAAACTTGAGACACAATTTGACAACTTACTCTTGACTTTTGAATGTGACTGTTGCTTGTTGCTTAATCTCATCCGCGAGGAGACATAGAGAGGCAACTTGATATTTTATGCCCCCCGAAATCAGCCGTAACTTCTATCCATTAGGCTCTTCCCCATTAGTGCGAACACCAGCCGGCGTGTCTCCGTTAGTTACCAGTTGTTATGTTGGATGAGAGATTACTAAACTAAATGGAGATAAGTTGGGTGCTCAAAAAGTCTCAAAGATTCCATTGTTACCGAAAAAAGACACTGATTTCTTATAAGAAGGTAAATGCCGAATGGTAAATGGAGTTTTATGAAATTTaatatagacaaaaaaaatatttatcgcTAAATTTGCTTGTAAAGTTAGTAGATACTATCTATTGTCCGGTATGCATCCATTAGGAAGTATGCCTTCGACCGCATAAGACAATAATGAAGTGctttcaaaatagaaaatcacGTCTTTAACATTGCAAAATACACATATTAAATAATcctaaataaaaaagggaatcctttttttgtctaatattTATATTGTCATTGTGTGTTTTAAGTTTCtatttaattcattttccaTATTATGATAGATGAATTCtggggaaattgtccaaaaagtcttaaaatctattgtacttttgccaactcagtaataaatattttaatttcattaattgagttctaaatcatTTCATGTGTTGCTAATTGAGTACCTTCAGTCAATTTTCTTCGAAAATTGCTAAATCCCTTGCCAATTGCAATACACGGCAATAAgtgtgagaagaaaaaaagtattCGTTCTTCCTGCAGGTTTGAAGGGAGGCTTGCTGATGTACGAAAAGAGAGAACAGACGATCTCTTCCTGGAAAAGATCTTGGTGAAACACGTGAAGAGGGAGAGCGGCTGGGGAGTGAAGAATAATTGAAGGAGTCCATGGGCAGGGACTTCCTTCTCATGAAGTTCACGCCTTTACACGTTCATCATCATGATTGCACGAAACGCTTTAGATTCGTACTTCCAATTTGagtttttcattgttttatttGGATTATTCACTAACCACAAAAGCAATTTGTAGCGGCCACATTGGAGATACGACAGAGAAAGGAGGAGGCATTGGGGACCGGTGATTTTTGTCTTCGGTGGTCCatgccaaaaggaaaagagagaatttaggGGGTTCTTTGTGTAGGTTCTGAAGGTCCACACAAGGGGGAACACAATGTGAATGCATCTGAGAGCATATCGGATAAAATCTTTATCTTAGTTGGGAAATctaaacatatctttaaaattcaggggattatctaaaaaattcttccaaatctcaagagataactttCTTGAATTAAAAAGATATGATCCTTTGTGGACAGGATCTTATaccctttaaaatttcggcaatcccctagttggccgaaaatttcacttcctttttttatacCATGGtctaaatcaaatatttttataatatttcttGAGTAAAATACATGCTCCTttgtgcctctctctctctctcttagggtTTCCTAGAAGTGATCAAGTAGAGTGCTAAACCTTCTTTCCGAGCCTAACCGTTAGATGACACagcaatttctattttttttttttcattggcttCTTAAGAACAAGTTGTTGCAAATAACTGTCTTTTGAAGTCTTTAGTTTTCTTGGGAATAGATGGAATCGATCTATCAAAATTTTGTTGTATATAATAGAGAAATACGTTACTTAAATCCGGGTCATGTGCATCAACTTCAACAATCAAGGACAAGTGAAAATTTCCATAATTTcccctcatcttttttttttaatttcgggaATCACTATTGTAGCAAGATCTGCTGGATCAAGCAACAACATACATAAAGCAGTTAAAAGAAAGGATTAAAGGGTTGAAGCTGAGGAAGGAACAAGCAGTGCTGCGGTCAAAGGATTGACACAAGCAGCTCTTTAACTTTGCCGGATGATCAAGAGGCTCAACTAGGGTTTGCGCTTCCGGTGTTCAAACTGAGAGACCACGGTTTAGGTCTGGAAGTGATCTTGATCAGTGGGAGGAGGAAGAACTTCATGTTGTATGAAGTGATCAGCATTCCTGAGGTAGAAGGAGCTAAGGTTGTCAGTGCCAGCTTTTCGGCTATGGGTGATAAAATTTAGGATGACAAGTTTCGTCATTAAGTTCTATATTCTTTTGTTCCTCTCTTAAGTTCTTTATTGTAAGCACTTCGGCCGACCCATCATTAGATGTCTAGCTCTCATATTATAGTTTGTGATGGAATTGCAGGTGGGACTATGTAGAGTTGGAGTAGAGACCACTAGGGTGAGGGAAAGATTAAAAGAATTGATCCGCTGATTCTCTCTAGAGATCGATCTTCTAATGTTGCAACAACAAACAATACGAGAAATGACACAAACTTTGGCCTGAAAAATGGTAATCAACTGATGCAGATTGGAGACAGAACGAAATGCAGAGTCGGCGTATGTTTCATGTTGTCGCAAAACTGAAGTAGCCACGACTAGCAAGCTACATAGTCATTAGTAGCAAATGTTGAAGCTATAatcttaataataaaaaagccaaCCAAGAGTGATATGTGTAAACGGCTTACATACACTTGTTTCACGTGGTTTGTATACCTATACAGGCATATGCAAGTCCTAAAGGAATTTTGGATCTgtaaaatatcatttttgtaTTGCTCGTCGGGGAGTTACGATCTATATCTTGTCGATTCACCTTGAGaaataaattgatcttttgCATAAGATAAAGCATGGGCAAGGCATTTTGCTCTGTTGGAAAACCCTAAAGTAGTTAACCGAAATCACAAGAATTAAGGTTCTTTATCAAGGTCGTGTTCATGGTAATGAAACTTAGAGTTGCTGTCGGAATAAAACTTCGAGGAGTACACCTGTTCAGATGATGGAGAGAAGAGGCCAGAATTTTGTTTTCAAAGTGAATTTTGAGGTCACCTCGTGCGATGATTTCCAGAGAAATTATCTTGATTAGAACTACTTTTGGGTTTCTTCCTAAAGAGTTGTGGCTCTTGTTGATGTTGTGGTGCCATTGTAGAGCTACATACATGTGAGCTTTAGGGTTTCGGATCAAGCTAATGGACCGGTCTGGTACCATAACTCGCGACATGAATCGACATTAACTCGACAGATATTAACTCTACTCGAATAGCTAAATCTGATAAGTTTCGCATCAAATTCAATGGACCGTGTCATTTTCGGTCCATCAATCTCTTGGGAGAAAACAAAAACGGTGAATTGCACGGAATTGAACCACTACATAGCGATAATCACAGCAGTTCATGAAGAAAATTCATGTCATCATCAATGGCAAACCGAGGAAGAGAAGGAGCAGAACTTCATAGATGAAGATGACGATTAAACTGCCGTGAGGGGCAATCTCCATCATTAACAACATTAACAAAAGTCATTGACAAGAACCAATTTGAGATCCTTTGCTTTTATATGTTCAATGTAATTTTGTACTAtccacgaaaatattaaaaagataagCCCGAGATAACGAGATCCCATACTTACATTGTGATATAACGCGAAAGCTAACCTGGTCTTGTAATTAAAATCATCACAAAATTATCGGAGAAAGAAATGAGGAACAATAAAGAATACTGGAGATTTACATGGTTCTTTCCAATTATCGGTATCTATGAATGGGGAGAGTCAACAGCAAAAAACCAATAATCGTAGCGTTAACAATTCTTCGCATGCtcaaatattttccataccTAAATTACATCCAATTCTTTGAATGTAGAGCTCACAACACGACATCCTCCGCGTGTTTGGTGCTCCTTGAGTTCAATGCATTCCCTTGCACGACTGAAAATGCGGGCGGCCGCTACCGTACCCGACCGTTTTTTGTACAGGAGGAAGGAAATCACAAAGCAAAACACGgggcttttctttcttcctctcacaATCGCCTGGCCCACTAAGAGATACTTATTTAGTATTAGGGCCGTTTAAAAGTTACGCGGGACCGGATTTAGATTGGATCGAAAACGACCCGGTGCAAATTGATTTATTTAACTGGTTTTCATATATTTATatgcaatataaatttagtaGCCCGTACTCGACCCGACCCGTGCCCAACTCAACGCATTTACTATTgtaatttcatatttaatcccgcttaTGAAAATCCATACCAACTTGATTAATTTCAAacttatttattaaatataactgaCTCATATAATGACTTAACCCTTTAAATATGGCTTAAATGGTAACGGGTCTATGTAGAATATGTGAGCACTACTTTTTTTTGCAGTGCAAAGAAGTCCCTCCGCTGTGCACATTATAAAGAAAAGAGGCAAAACGTCAAATCAGTCAAAGCTTGGATGATCTTcttcaatagaaaataaagTCAAGTTCCACCGCCCCCAAAAATTCCAGATCTAATTCAGATTAAAGGATACATTTGAATTTTAAACGAGTCTAGTTTCGTGGacgactcaaactcgagacatagtTTGACAACTTACTCTTGACTTTTGAATGTGAccgttgtttattttttaatctcatCCGTGAGGAGACGATAAAGAGTCTACTTGATATTTTATGCCTCTTGAAATCAGCCGTAACTTCGATCCGTTAGACTTTTTCCCATTAGCGCAAACACCGGCTGGCGCGTCTCCACTAGTTACTAGTTGTTATGTTGGACGAGAGATTGCTAAACTAAATGGAGATCAGTCGGGTGCTAAAAAAGTCTCGAACATTCCATTGCTACCTTAAAAAAAAGACACTGATTTCTTATAGGAAGGCAAATGCCGAAGGGTAAATGGAGTTTTATGAAAGttaatttagacaaaaaaaaatatttattgctTAATTTGCTTGTAAAGTTAGCAGATACTATCCATTGTCCGGTATGGAAATTTCATATCATCCATTAGTTTATATAGAACCGTCAAATGGCATAACTAAGGAAATATGCCTTCGACCCATAAGACAATAATGAAGAGcttttaaaatagaaaatcatgTCTTTAACATTGCAAAATACACCTACTATATAATTctaaatgaaaaaggaaatcctTTTTTGTCTACTTTTTGTAttgtcctttttgtctttttaagtTTCTActtaaatttttcatatttagtaTGATAGATGAATTCTgtgggaaattgtccaaaaagtcctcaaatctattgcacttttactaaCTCAATACTtaacaatttaattttattaattgagtcgttaacctttttatttatttttatttttatttatttttatttttttcttttctcgtgtttcctttttatttctttttatttttattttttccctttgccaTCCATTGTCTTTGAAGGTCCTCAACTTCCCATTCGCGTTGCTGTTGAAAGCTACGGTCGGTGGTGGGGTTCAATAATCTCTCTGTTCAATTTCGGTTTTTCTTGCGCTTCATCAATAATCTTTCCATTTATAAGTACACATGCACCCAAATGTCGGACCTCTTCACTTCACGTTTCAAAGCACTCTCTATCGAAAGTCGTCTCAGGAGTCTCCCAAGATGCCCTCTCTTCTCAGCTATCGTTGCCTCCTGCTCTCTTTTTCTCAGACACGATAAGCTTAGGTTCTGTGGGTGAACGATACTACAGCTGATCCAATCTGGAAcccaaagatgaagaaaagcaCAAGCAATGATCAGTCGGCGAAAGTCGAGCGCAAAACCGTGGAGAAAAACCGTAGAATCCGCATGAAAGCTCTATGCTCCAAGCTTGCTTCCCTCATCCCTCAACACCATATCTCCACTTctaaggtctctctctctctctttcccttagGGTATACTAGAAGTGATCAAGTAAAGTGCTAAACCTTCTTTCCGAGCCTTACCGTTAGATTACAcagcaatttctttttctttctttttttgttggtttcttAACAACAAGTTGAAAATAACTGTCTTTTGAAGTCTTTAGTTTTCTTGGAAATAGATGGAATATATCTATCAAAATTTTGTTGCATATAATAGAGAAACACGTTACTTAGATCCGGGTCATGTGCATCAACTTCAACAATTAAGAACAAGTGAAATTTTCCATAATTtccctttgtcttttttttttttttttttttgaatttcaggAATCACTGTCGCAGCAAGATCTGCTGGATCAAGCAGTACCATACATAAAGCAGTTGAAAGAAAGGATTGAAGAGTTGAAGCTGAGGAAGGAACAAGCAGTGCTGCTATCCAAAGGAATTGACACAAGCAGCTCTTTGACTTTGCCGGATGGTGAGAACGCTCAACTAGGGTTAGTGCTTCCGGTGTTTGAACTGAGAGACGATGATTTAGGTCTGGAAGTGATCTTGATCAGTGGGAGGAGGAAGAACTTCACGTTGTATGAAGTGATCAACATTCTTGAGGAAGAAGGAGCTGAGGTTGTCAGTGCCAGCTTTTCGGTTATGGGTGATAAGATCTTCCACACACTCCATGCTAAGGTAATTCATTATCTATACTTATTTCATCTAGGATGTTATAATTTTGGTTTAGCAGAAATAAAGATAATATAGTCTGGATGTTATGCTCATTTAGTTAAAGAATGGAAACATGGAAACTAGGGTTTCTTAAGTATGCGCAAAATTAGAGATATGTTGTAGTATTAACTGATTttggaaattcaaaatttataagCACCACGTAGTAATATTGTCTTTAAGGTAGAGGCCAAATTACATATAATTTGAAGGGTAGCTAGGTTCGAGAGTTAAATTTAATAGGTTATATAACTAGTGCAAACTTCATCATGCTTTGCTCTTGGTGCGTTGAAATTTAGGATGACAATTTCCGACACTGagttatattttcttttgctcCTCTCTTCGGTTCTTCATTGTAAGCATTTCTGCCAACCCATGATAAGATGTCTAGCTTTCATTTCATAATTTGTGATGGAATTGCAGGTGAGACTGTGTAGAGTTGGAGTAGACACCACAAGGGTGAGGGAGagattgaaagaattgatcCAGTGATTCTCTCTAGAGATCGATCTTGTAATGTTGCAACAACAAATGGTATGACAAAAGACACAAACTTTTGCTTGAAAAATGGTAATCAGCCGATGCAGATTGGAGACGGAACGAAATGTAGAGTTGACCTATGTTCCATGTTGTTGCAGAACTAAATTACCCATGACTAGCAAGCCATATAGTCATTAGTAGCAAATGTTGAAGAAGTAATCTTAGTAGGAAAAAAGGTCAACATAGAGTGATATGTGTAAAAGGCTTACATTCGGCTATTGCGCGCGGCATGTATACTCATACCAGCATATACTAGTTCTGAAGCAATTTTGGATCtataaaatatcatttttgtaCTGCTCGTTGGGGAGTTGTGATCTACATCATGTCGATTCACCTCCAAAAATAAACTGATCTTTTGCATAAGATGTAATATTGGCAAGGCATCTTACTGTGTTGGAAAACCCTAAGGTAGTTAATTGAAATCACAAGAATTAAGGTTGTGTATCAAGGTTGTGTATCAAGGTCGTGTTCGTGGGAATAAAACTTAGAGTTGCTGTCGGAATAAAAATTTCGAGGAGTATGCTTGTACAGATGATGGAGAGAAGAGGCCAAAACTTTGCTTCCAAATGAATTTTATGGTCACCTCGTGTGATGATTTTCAGAGTTTGGCATTCTTCCTTGAGAGTTATGGCTCTTGTTGATGTTATGGTGCCATTGTAGAGCTACATACATGTGAGTTTTAAGGTTTTGAACAGAGCTAATGGACTAACGACATGAATAGACAGCTCTAGACATATGTTAACTCGATAGATAATATTTCCGTTTGAATTGCTAAATCCGATAAGTTGCGTGTCAAATTCAATGGACCATGTCATTTTTGTTCCATCAATCTCTTGGGAGAAAACAAAAACGGTGAACTGCAAGAAACTAAACCACTAAATAGTGATCATCACAATAGTTCACGAAGAGAATTCATGACACCATCAATGGCAAaccgagaaagagaaggagcAAAACTCCAGAGATGAGGATGACGATTAAACTGTCATGAGGGGCAATCTCCATCATTGACAACAGTAACAAAAGTCATCGACAAGAAACAATTTGAGATCTTTCGCTTTTATCTGTTCAATGTAATTTTGTACTatccacaaaaatattaaaaagataagTCTGAGATAACAAGAATACATACTTACATTGCGATATAACGTGTAAGCTACCCCGATCTTGTAATTAAATCATCATGAAATTATCGGAGAAACAAACGAGGAACAATGAAGAGCGCTGGGAATTTACATGATTCTTTCCAATTATCGGTACCTACTTCATGGGAGAATTTACAGCAAAAAATCAACTAATAATCGAATAATCGTAGCGTTAATAATTCTTCGTGCCCTCAAGTATTTTTCACAACTAAATTACATCCAAATCCTCgatgtttacaaataaaataccTTCATTGAATGTAGAGCTCACAACACGACATTCTCCGCGTGTTTGGTGCTCCTTTAGTTCAATGCATTCCTTCGCACAACTGAAAAAAAGTGCGGCCGCTACCGTACCCGACCGCTTTTTGTGCAGGAGGAGGAAAATCAGACAGCAAAACACGTGCtgttctttcttcctctcacaGTCTCCTGGCCCACTAAGAGATACTCATTTAGAATTAGGGTCGTTTAATAGTTTGGTCGGATCGGATTTAAATTGAGTCGAAAACAACCTGACgcaaattgatttaattaacccattttggtaaatttatatATAACATAAATTTAGTGTCTCATACTCAACTTGACCCATATCCAACTCGACGCATTTATTatagtaattttatttttaatcccgCTTGTGAAAATCCATACCTACCcgattaattttaaatttatttattgaatataactaattcaTATAATGACTCAGCTCTTTAAATATGGCTTAAATGGTAACGAGTCTACTTAGAACATGTGAGCCCTACTTTTTTTGCGGCGCAAAGAAGTGCCTCCTCTGTGCACATTATAAAGAAAAGAGTCCAAAAAGTCAAACTAGCCGAAGCTTGGCTGATCTTcttcatagaaaataaaagcaagttCCACTgcccaaaaaatttcagatttaatTAGGATTAAagggaaaatttgaatttcaaaaagaaTTTGGATTCATGAacgactcaaactcgagacacaatTTGACAACTTACTCTTGACTTTTGAATGTGACCGTTGCTTGTTGCTTAATCTCATCCACGAGGAGATGCTAGAGAGTCCACTTGATATTTTATGCCCCTTGAAATCAGCCGTAACTTCGATCTATTAGGCTCTTTACCATTAGCACAAACACTAGCCGGCGCGTCTCCACTAGTTACTAGTTGTTATGTTGGACGAGAGATTGCTAAACTAAATGGAGATGAGTCGGGTGCTCAAAAAGTCTCAGACATTCCATtgttacctaaaaaaaaagacaccgaTTTCTTATAGGAAGGCGAATGTCAAAGGATAAATGGAGTTTTATGAAAGttaatttagacaaaaaaaaatatttattgctTAATTTGCTTGTAAAGTTAGCAGATATGATATAGTCCCCTCTCTGTCTGTCTCTTCGAGTTTCTACTACTAAGTAGCACTTATGCTATTCAATCATAGAATCGATTTCGATCCAACTGAAAAAACCTTAACTGGTATGAAAATTTCATATCATCCATTAGTTTTTATGTAACCGTTAAATGGCATAACTTAGGAATTATGCCTTCGACTACATAAGACAATAATGAAGTGcttttaaaatagaaaatcatgTCCTTAACATTGCAAAATACACCTATTAtataattgtaaataaaaaaggaaatcctTTTTTGTCTACTTTTTGTATTGTCCCTTTTGTGTTTTTAAGTTTCTAATTAAATCTTGCTAGATGAATTCTatgggaaattgtccaaaaagtcctaaaatctattgcactttttgctAACTCAATTCTAAAcaatttaaatttcttaattgagtcctaaacattttcacgtgtTGCCGATTGAGCCCATTTAGTCAATTTTCACAGAGAATTGATGAAGCGGATGTCAAGTTGGCGACCATCTTACTTGGCTTAGCAAGTGCTGAGATGgacaatttataataatttttaattaatgtttatttattttatttttcatttttttcttttcttctgtttcctttttgtttctttttatttttattttttccctctacCATCCATTGTCAAACCTCGATGGTCGACCCCAGTGGTCTCGGGCAAGGGTGAAGAGCGCTCTAGCCTGATTCGGTGAGGGCAGCCCTCTCGTGGACATTGACGTGGACagttttgataatattttaatatttttttttgaatttttattttccttgttttcttttcttttgtttccttcttcacttttttatttttcttttttcttttcactcctCTGGCTATCATTGTGCATCgtaaaaaaaagatattaaaatttttttaactgaATTGGTAAGTGCAATAAATATTAAGGCTTTTCCGACCATTGTCCTTAAAATTCTTCAAAACTAAGCGCAATCAAGATTCTTTTGCTTTGCCTATTGACCCCACCAGCAAAGTCTTCACGCTCCATCTCCGTCACCGAACACTGTGATGTACTGGATTGGACTTAATGAGCGTTGAACATGTGCCTACTTGCATTGCGTCACGTTGCGCCGCTTTTTACACAAATTTTGGAAATCTAATGATGCTCTTTGATTGAACGTGTCTTCCAAATGCATGCTTTTTATATGATTACGAAAAGAGCACCAAGGGAGAATCTTCGTTGAACTAGGTCGGGCTGGGCCGGCCACAGCCAATGGTTCATGCCGTGCCGGTCGGACTCCTCAATCAGCCCAGCGTGGTCCAAGGCGCATGTTCGGCCCGTGTCGGGCGCCGGCCAGATATGTGGGGCCTCTCTGTGGCCGAATTGCCTTCGGCCCGATCTTTCCTACAATTCAATGTAGATGGGGGACAACTAGTAAGAAATCGACAACTTGGGCAATGCAAACTCTCTGTGGTTGAAGGAAGATAGGAACCGGTCATTGTCACCGATAATTAATGTATATCGCCCAACTATAGGTGTGTTGGCACTATCAATCCTGTCGCTATCGCTCGCACTAAGTAAAATCTTCGTAATTGAGTGCATTGCTGAACATCAAATTGAGTGTGGAATGCGCTGCACCACCCGTATATTATATTCGAGATTCACTAGGCAATTCATCAATTCAACCCCATAAGAGACCCTAGGTGGATTATTTATCAATCCTAACATTTCAATCTTCAAGAATTGCTTCAATCGAGGATTTCTTGATCCTGGAGGCGGAAGTTTGTCATGCTTGTTTAGGGAAAGAAACCGAAAAATGTGTTCCGTGGATCATTTTTATCATTATCCCATCTAAATTGAGTTGCGAAGCAGATAAAGTTCATCTTTTTACGGGGTCTTCGCATCTCCGGGGTTCGAGTCTGGAGAGCCCGACTAATTGGAGGCTACGACGGAGCTATCATTTCGATAATACCCGATCTCGGGGCGATGCCCGCTAAATCATATAAAGCACCCCGGCTATTGGACGGAGGAGAGTGCCGTGATCTATTTAGGTAGCTTTAATGGTAATTAGTAACTCGTGTAAGATGATCTATGGAGAGAAATGTTCCATTAAAAGCTCAAATAAGAGTCTTTCCTGAGAGAAGAACAGGGTCCACCCTGGAGcctggtttggaaaaagattgacCACCCCCACCCTATAAATCTTTGACCTTTCAAGAGAAACTCGgaatgatttgtttttttttgggggggtgggagGTGGTCTTGCTTCAGGTTCTCTTCATTATTTAATGTCACGAAAGACAGGAACAACACTTGTAACCAAGAGCCCCCTTCAGGTTTCTGCTTTCGCCCGCCTAACTCCACAGATCCCACGCACAACACTTGGGTTGCTCACTTGCTTTCTCAAGACTGCTCAGTTTCTGCCTCCTCTTCAAGTAAACTGCAGAGTTCCTGAGACGACTGGGTCCAGATACGATCAAAGACCTCTTGCCGTGATTCTTGAATGAGACTTGACCCTCCAGAGGAAGCTTCTTCTTCTGGTTCAGTTTCTGATAAGCACAAACCCGATCCAGTCAACATCAAGAGAACCAACCtcccgaagaa
Protein-coding sequences here:
- the LOC115734816 gene encoding transcription factor bHLH162-like isoform X2, whose amino-acid sequence is MKKSTSNDQSAKVERKTVEKNRRIRMKALCSKLASLIPQHHISTSKESLSQQDLLDQAVPYIKQLKERIEELKLRKEQAVLLSKGIDTSSSLTLPDGENAQLGLVLPVFELRDDDLGLEVILISGRRKNFTLYEVINILEEEGAEVVSASFSVMGDKIFHTLHAKVRLCRVGVDTTRVRERLKELIQ
- the LOC115734816 gene encoding transcription factor bHLH162-like isoform X1; translation: MKKSTSNDQSAKVERKTVEKNRRIRMKALCSKLASLIPQHHISTSKESLSQQDLLDQAVPYIKQLKERIEELKLRKEQAVLLSKGIDTSSSLTLPDGENAQLGLVLPVFELRDDDLGLEVILISGRRKNFTLYEVINILEEEGAEVVSASFSVMGDKIFHTLHAKVIHYLYLFHLGCYNFGLAEIKII